From the genome of Mucilaginibacter paludis DSM 18603:
TTTATGGTAACCCGGCCAACAATATGGATTTAAGCGCTATTGATTTCTTTAGCATCCCTATGGAAGCAAGTACCTGGAAAAATGGCAAAATGGTAAAAAGCCTTACTTGTAGTAGTGGCGCTGTAATTGGCAATGCCATTGAATATCTGATAAGCCTTTCGGGCAATAAGGCTGCTGTTTATTCGGATAACGATTTTGTGCGTGTAAACGGCCCGGGACTTTCAGCCGGGTACCACACTTGGAATGCTTATTTTAAATACCTGTCTTCGCTTTCTTACCTCACCGCAATTAGCGGAACTTTTTATGGCTTGCCGCAAGGAGCGGGACCAACCGCGCATCAAACCTATGCCCTTACTGCAACATTTGACGTGGCTTCTAAACAAGTTACAATGACAGGGACAGGCAGTGTTGTGGGGCAGGTAACTATTACCATTAATTTTGATGACCTAAACGCAATGACTGGCATTTACGGTGCAAATCCGCCATACACCGTAACCATAAATGGAAATTCGCCTTATACAACTCAGGGAATTGTAAACGATGTTTTTGGGTGGATTGTAGGCGACCTATTGGCGGGGATGAATGTTGGTTTTCCGGGAAGTCAAACCCTCAATCCAATCAACCAAATTCCACTTGGCCAATGCACTTCCAGTGAATGGTTCAAAGCTGCAAAGAAACATCCCGGGTTACAATTTGCAGGCGCGCAGCCCTATAATAAAGACTATTATAATGATTGGGCAGCTACGCTGCTGCCTGTAACAAAAGCATATGGCTTTCCATTTACTGATCGGGTAGGTGCTGTTTTGCTTCATTTTCCACCCACTGGTTCTGTCGGCGCAGTTGATTACCTCAAGATTACCCTTCTCGACGTTTTATTTCCGATGTAACGGAGTCATAAAAAAGGTAGATCAGATAACAGCGAAAACATACCCAACAAGCCTTCTTTCATCATTTGGGTTAGGCTGGATTAGGAGGGGGGCCAGTGTATCTGGCTTGCCGGTTCCATTTGCGGGCGGGATAAGATTTGGGTATATTATCCTTCACCAGATAAGCGTCCGGCCTTTAGGTAAAGATTACCGGATGCTCCTCATGTGATGGCTTAAATACAGAAAAGGTTAGGTATTAAATAATCAAAAAAATTACAGTTATGCTTTCAGAAAAATCACAAACAATAGCCGACCAAATTTTTTCTAATGATTTTTTTAAAAATCTGGACAAAAATACGCTGCTTCAAAAGTACGATGTCTCTGGCGCCATTGATGATATCAATGCTGTAACCAGATCATTTAGCGGGCAAAACCCGCAACCACAGGACGGGTTTGTAATCTCTGATATTCCGCCAAATGGAATTATCATCACACAATCAGGAACATATCGTTTTGCCAACAGTATAAAATGGAAAGCAGAAAATGGAGATGGTTCGGCTATCGTCATCAATGCCGATCATGTTGTGCTCGATATGGCTGGTTTCAGTTTAACGGCTGATATAACAGACAACAGTAAACTCATTGTCGGTATAAACGTTCAAAATGCCCAATTTGTTTCTATTCAAAATGGCATATTAAAAAACATGTGCTATTATGGTATTTATGCTAAGTCGGTATTTGAATTGACTATCGACAGCATAATGGTTGATGGGCTTAGCTTTAATAATTTGACAAAAGGTTTAAGTCCGGCTGGGATACTGATTTTTGATGGGGCAAACCTCGCAATTTCCAGCTGCTTGGTGAAAAATTTGAACGTAATTTCGGGTGCGAGTGCAGGCATTCAAATCGTTTGTGCCAAAAATGGAACTGTTAGCGACTGTTCAATGGAATCGTTTGTTAATAATGACGGCTCTGTGCAGGGTTATAGTTACCTGTTATCTTCAAAAATCACCACGAAAAACTGCATATCTGCAAATTTTCAATCGCATTTTAATGGCAACACCGCAACATTGGGGCATACTGTTTTAGGTTTTATTCCGATTTTGTGCATAGCACTGGTTTATGAAAATTGCAATGCTACCAATATGACCGGATGCTGTGATGATTGCCACGGCATGTCGGTATTTTTGGATACAGACATCGAAGTTAACGGCTTTACTGCAGATGGCGTTACCGATGGCGTTGCCCTATCAAATTCGGGTGCAAAGGCTACTGGCTTGGAAGTTTATGGATCAATAGTTTCAATAAAAAACTGCACAGTTAAGAATATTAAGGCTATTAATCCGCAGGATAAACAAAGTGCAGGATTTAGTGTAGCGGGGACAGCCGTTTCTTTTACTAATTGTAAAGCTGAAAATGTTATCGTTACCGATGCGAAAGGAACTATAAATCCGGAACTTGGGTATGGTACAGGTTTTGGCTGGGCCCCCGATCCAAGGCCGGAATTCGTGGATATTTATGCTAATGATATTTTATACCGTAACTGTATTTCCACTAACTGCCAGGTTGGTTTTGATACTTGGAATCATATTGATAGCGTATGGGACGATGTTAGTTGTATAAACTGTGGCATTGAAATACTTGCTGAACCCAACGGAATCAGGACATTATCTGGTAATCCATGCTCAGAATGTAATCCCCCCATAACCGTACAAATTACAAACGTGGCGTGTGGTAATAATTACGTGGCTTGAGATAGAAGCGCTGAAAGCCCCTGGGAAAATGGCACATCGCAGCTGTGGTCCAATTGCACACAAGCCGGATATTTAGGTCCGGCTTGTGTGCAATTATATTCTGATATTAGGGTTTCCCGGGTTGCATCATGAGCATCATATGGAGTACTGGTATTATAACTACTAATTACTTTTTCCTGCCCCGCCTCGCCTGCAAAGTACGCCAGTTTACTGCCAGTGATACCTATTCAAATTATTGTATGCTAATGCGTTGCTTCATACCGAAACAGGCCTATCCTAATATTACGGGCGTTAAGTATTGCAACTGCATCCCAAATAGCGCATAAATTAATATTAATGTGTATTTGGGCATCGCAATAAAAAAATAAAAAAAGTATTGACATTAAACAAAATTTGTATATTTGTCGAATGAAAGATAAGGTGCTTGACGATAAGGTTAGAGAAGAGATCATTGCAGCTGCTACAGGTGTGTTTGAAACGTATGGATTTATAAAGGTTTCTATGCAAGATATCTCCTCTGCAAGCAGGAAGGGAAGGAGTTCGTTATACTACTATTTTAACAATAAAACAGAAGTGTTTGATGCGGTAGTTGAAAAAATGCTGAAGCATACTTTGGAGTTGTGCGCGCATAGTGTTTCTAAAGATGCATCGTTAGCTCAAAATATGGCAAATTTTCAATTGCAAAAATTAAAGGCGATAAAAGTCCTGGTTAAACAATATTACCTTGTATTTCGCGACCTAAGGCACGATCCTTCTTTGCTATTCAACAAAATGAGGCTTTTGCTGGATGAAGAATTTGCATTGATTGATCAAGTACTGAGATGGGCAATTGAAAAAGGCGAAATCAAGCCGTTATCACCCCAGGATAGCCGGTTTTTAGGTGAAACCATGGTTGTTGCCTTAAGGAGCTTTGAACAAGAGATTATTCTGTTTGACCGTTTCCCTGACTTTGAAGAAAAATTAACCTGGATAGTTGAAATTTTTTGTAATGGGCTAAAATAATTTTTTTTTGAAATAATTTCGACAAAAATACATAAAACGTTAAATGTAAAATAAACAAACAAAACAACCATGAATCACTTCAATACCTTACTAACAGGGTCATCCCTCCTGCTATTAATTTCAATAGGGGGTTGCTCTGGCAATAAGAGCCAGACTCCTAAAACCGACACTATTCGCGTTCAGGCCATTAATCTTAATACCGCTTCTGCTACAAGCGGCAACCAGCTGGTGTACAATGGCACACTGCAGGCAGATAAAGCGGTAGATTTAAGTTTCCAGGTAAGCGGAACCATCAATTCTTTTCCTGTTCAAACAGGAGATTATGTGAAAAAAGGCCAACTGGTGGCCACGGTAGACGAGACAACCTATCGCAACCAGTATAACGCACAGATGGCTCAGGCTAAACTTGCCGAAGAGAATTACAAACGGACTTTAGCGGTTTTTGAAAAAGGGAGCGTAGCCGAAATTAAAATGCTGGAAGCCAAAGCCAATTATGAGCAGGCCAGCTCTTCGGCACGCGCCACCTATCAAAACATAGCTCATACCCGCCTTTATGCACCGCAAAGCGGATTTATAGGTGAAAAGCGTACAGAGGCGGGCGCCATATCGGCTCCGGGGCAACCGGTGGCACAACTGCTGGATACCCATTCGGTAGATGTGCTGGTGGCAGTGCCCGAAAACGAAATTAATCTTTATAAAGCAGGCAACCGCGCGTTGGTTAAAATTGACGCTTTGGGCAACCAGCCTTTGGAGGGCCGCATTAGCGAAGTTGGCGTATTGGCCCTGAATAACAGTGCCAATTACAACATCAAGGTAAAACTGGCTAACGCGGGTCAGGAACTTAGGCCGGGCATGCTTTGTAAGGTGACGTTTCCGGCCGGCACGGCGGGGAAGGCAGCTCAAAAAAGCAACAATGAAATTGTTGTTCCGCTTGAAGCTGTTCAGGTAGATGAAAGCGGGCACAATTTTGTTTACGTAATTGCATCAGGTAATAAGGCGCAAAGAAAGCAGGTAGAAACAGGCGCGCTCTATAACAACGGAATGGCGATCAACAGCGGGTTAACTGGCAATGAACAATTGATCACCTCGGGTTTTCAAAAGCTGGCTGACCAATCACCGGTAACCTTAATCAAATAATTCGGTAGCCATGGAAGAGAAAAAAAGTAATTTGATCGAGTGGGCCATGCGTTACCATGTGTTGCCGTTAACTCTGGCAACGGTATTGGTTTTGCTGGGTATATTAGGCCTGTTCAATATGCCGCGTAATGAGTTTCCAGATTTCACCATCAGGCAAGGTGTTATTGTTGGCTTTTACCCGGGAGCTTCTTCGGCGCAAGTAGAAGAGCAGCTGACCAAGAAAGTAGAAGAATACCTGTTCAGCAACAACGAGGTTGATAAAACAAAAACCTACTCCTACTCCAGGGATGGCATCATGTATATTTTCCTGGAAGTATCCGAACAGGTGAACGGGCCCGATACAAAGGCATTTTGGAATAAGATAAAAAATGGGGTACTCACCTTGCAACTGCCACGCGAGGTAAAAGGGATTATGGTGAACAGCGACTTTGGTAATACATCGGCATTGTTGCTGGCTGTTGAATCATCTACCCGCCCCTACAAAGAGCTTCAAAAAAATGTGGAGGAGATTGAAGCTGAGCTGCGACATGTTAAGGATGTTGCCAAGATATCCCATACCGGAAATTTAAATGAGCAGATTGGTATTTATGTTGATAATAATAAATTACTGCAAAATGGCGTAACCGCGGGCTCACTGATGAACGTACTCCAGAACGAAGGAGCCATCAGCGCTGCAGGAACTGAAGATGGGAAGATCATTGACCGCCCTATACACCTGAGCAGCTTTTATAAAACCGAGGCTGACCTGGCCGAACAAGTGGTACGACGGGATGACAAGGGTAATCCTGTGAGGCTGCGGGATATCGCTACAATCAAACGGGAGTATGATGAGCCAGACAGCTACATTACATCGAATGGCACCAAAAGCATCGTTGTGTCGCTGGAGATGGTGAAGGGGAAAAATATTGTAAAATTTGGTAAAGAGCTGGAGGAACAGTTGGACAAGGTAAGCGCTCATTTGCCGCCCGATATTAAACTGGTTAGGCTGGCTAATCAGCCCGAAGTAGTTGACGAATCCATCACCCATTTTATGAAAGAGTTTAGTTTCGCGCTTATCGGTGTGGTTATCGTTGCCTTGCTGCTGCTGCCTTTCAGGGTGGCTGCCGTGGCCGCGGCTACTATCCCTATTACTATTTCGGCAACTTTGGGTATTATGTACCTGGCCGGTATTGAACTCGATACGGTTACGCTGGCAGCGCTTATTGTGGTGCTCGGGATCGTTGTTGATGACCCCATCGTTGTTATTGACAACCATGTGGAGAAATTAGATCATGGCATGTCGGTATGGGAAGCCGCTAAAAGCAGTGCCCAGGAGTTGTTTCCATCTGTTTTTACCGCTACGCTGGCCATCTCGGCTACATTTTTTCCGCTGATGTTTTTTATGACAGGTACCGCTAAAGACTTTATCAGCGTTTTCCCGGTAACCATTACCATCGCGCTCGTGCTGTCGCTTATCATCTCCATGATGCTGGTACCGTTCTTTAACACCTTATTCATCAGGAAAGGGCTTCACAATCCAGATAAGCCCAAAGACAAAAAATCGATGCTTGATTATCTACAGGCATTTTTCGACAGAAATATCGGCAACGCCATCAAACATTATAGGCTTACGGTAATGTTCGGAGTTTTATCTGTAGTTGTAGGTATGCTATTTATGAGCAAGCTGCCCCAGCAGCTTTTCCCTACTATTGATCGTAATCAGTTTGCCATGGAGGTTTACCTGCCCAGCGGCTATAACCTTGCGCAAACAGATAGCGTAATCAAGGGTATGGAACGCATTATGCGCAAAGATGAGAGGGTGGTTAACTACACCAGCTTTATTGGCACCAGCTCGCCGCGTTTCCATACCGTGTATGCGCCAAACCTTTCGGCCAAAAACTATGCCCAGATCCTGGTTAACACCACCTCCGATAAAGCGACCGAAGAGATGATTGCAGAATATACGCATAAATACAGCAATATATTCCCATCGGCTTATGTACGGATGAAGCAGCTCAACATGGCAGGTGCGCCAGCCCCGATAGAGGTTCGCATTTCGGGCGATAACATCCAGAATTTAAAAGCCATTGGCGACAAGGTAATTGCTATTGGAAAGAAAAACAGCCAGGTAACCTGGGTGCGTACCGATTACAACGAAATGGAAGAAGGTGTTAAGCTGGATATTAAAACGCAGGAATTGGCACGGCTTGGCCTAACCAAAAGTGATGTAGCCAATACCATCGCCATGAATACCGACGGTATTAAAGCGACGAGCGTATGGGAGGGCAACTACCAGATTGACGTTAAAATAAAAGCGCCCAGGGCTTCAAGAACCAGTACCTCAAATTTAATGGAACTGAATATCCCATCGCAGCAAACCAACAGCACCGTACCGCTCCGGCAGGTGGCCAGCATCGCATCCGACTGGCACGATGGTGAGGTGGTTAGGCGTAACAGCATCCGTACACTCACTGTCAGGATGGATGTGGCGCAGCATGCCGTAGCCAACAGCGTTCTGGCCGCAATGCAGCCGGAAATTGAAAAGCTTAAGCTACCACAAGGCGTTGAGATTGCCTACGGCGGTGAGTTGGAGCTGCAAATGGAAAACCAGGGTCCTATGGGAACCGCCCTGCTGATGAGCATCGTGCTGATCTTCCTCATCCTGGTATGGCATTTCAAAAAAATGAAACATGCCTTACTGAGTATTACCACCATGCCGCTCAGTTTGCTTGGCGCATCGTTCGGCTTGCTGGTAACTGGCTATCCGTTTGGGTTTACTTCTTTCCTGGGTTTGCTGGCTTTATGCGGAATCGTTGTCCGTAACGGGATCATCCTGATAGACCATGCCGAAGAACTGCGGGCACATGAAGGCAAAACCGTAAAAGAGGCGGCAACGCTCTCTGCCGAGCGGAGGATGAGGCCCATATTTTTAACTTCGTCGGCCGCCGCCGTTGGAGTTACTCCAATGATCATCAGCGGATCACCGCTTTGGGGGCCGCTCGGTACCGTTATCTGCTTCGGCTTATTGATCTCCATGCTGCTTACCTTATTTGTTCTGCCTACTCTCTACTGGTTGTTTTTCAGGAAAGAAGATGAGGTTGAAACTAATCCGCAAGTAGCTTAATTAAAAAACAATCATCATCATGAGAACCCTCCTATTTTCAATTATATTTCTGCTTATGCTACATGCCGCGGGCGCGCAGCAGCATCCGGTATCCCTGGAGCAAAGCAAGCAGGCGGCTCTGGCTTATAGTAATGCTATAAAAAACGGCCAGTTAAGCATCAGCTCAGCTGAGGCCGGCCTTAAGGCGGCTAAAGCTAACTACTTACCCAGCGTAAGTGGTACCGGCGTGGCCTTGTACGGATTCAAAGATATTGTTCCGGCCATACCCGGTTTACTTAATAAAGGGATAAGTAATATTTACACGGGTGCCCTAATGGGTACGCAAAGCATCTATGCAGGCGGTAAGATAGTTACCAGTAATCAGCTTGCCGCTTTGCAGGTTGAAACCAGCAAAATACTGGCCCGCCAATCGGCAGACTCCGTATTGCTGCTAACAGAGCAAAAGTACTGGAACATTGTTAACCTGCAGGAGCAAAGTAAAACCATTAAGGCAAACGAAACCCTGCTGAACAGTATCCTTAAAATACAGAAGGATATGCTTGCCTCAGGCCTTGTTGCCCGGAACGACCTACTTAAGGTTAAAGTACAGCTTAGCCAGTTAATGGTTAACAAAAGCAAGCTGAATAATGGCCGCATGCTTGCCCTGTTTGATTTTTCGGTTTACACCGGTATGCCGTTTGATTCGCTGATGGTGATGCAGGACACGCTGAACAAAGCTGTTAACCCGGTTTTGCCGGGTATTAACCCCGACACTGTACTATCTAATATCAATAGTTACCGCTTACTGGCGCTACAGGTAAAAAGCAGCAGCCTGCAAACAAGGCTTACCAAAGCCGACAATTTGCCGAGCTTATCGGTGGGCCTGAGCGCTTCGCAATTAGGTTCCTTTAACGGTGCTTTCAGCAGTTCGTTTACACCCTTGGCTTTCGGCACGCTCAGTATCCCCATCTCTGAAAACCTTTGGGGAGGCAACCGCCAGAAAGTGAAGCAGCGGAAGCTGAGCGAACAGGTGGCCAGAAATAATTTGCGCGACGGCAGCAACCAACTACAGGTTGGTATTTTGAAGTACTGGTACGATTTGAAAGACGCTTTGACACAGATCAGTTACGCTAAAGATAACCTTGTACAGGCGGAGGAAAACCTTAAGGTTAACCATGACAATTACAAAGCCGGGTTGAATAGTGTTAGTGATGTACTGGATGCCCAGGCCGCCTACCAGCAGGCTGAAGTTACGCTGAATACGGCGCTAACGGATTTTCAGGCTAAAAAGGCGGCCTATGATTACGCTACCGGGAATATCGGCAACAGGTAGTAAGGTTTATCATTTACTTATAACTAAAACAGAATGGCTACGCAAATACCTCAACCAATGCTCAACACTGCTAAACAGCAAATTGTAGATCATACAATTGCATTGATCTGTAAAAATGGTATCGATCAGATCTCCATCAGGCAGATCGCCATGGCTGCGAAAGTTAGCCCCGCTAATATCATCCATACTTTTTGCTGCCTTGATAGCTTGGTTACCCAATGCACTAAACATTGCTTTGATGCTTTGGAGGTTTTTATAGCGTGTAGCAAGCATAGGTTGCATAAACAGGCTGGAAACATCGAAACATTCTGGAAAATTCTGGTTGAGTTTAATTGCGATCATGCCAGCAAGGCTTCAATAATCTGTATGTACCTTAAAGATCCCGCTTTATTTCCGGCGATAGAAATTAAGCATAGCCTGATACAGTCGCTCGCAAATGAATTCGACAGGATTGAACACGATCTAAGAACTTGTAATAACCAGATCCGCTTTATCGCATTTATACATTTGTTTCGTATGGCGTGCCGCATGGCAAAGCAATTAAATTTAAGCTACGGGCTTTGCGACCACGACAGGGCTTTAAACTATTACCATAATGCGGTTGAATGGGAGCTTAACAGACTTTTGAAGCTGCCTATCAGTTAACTAAGTATTCTAAATACTAAATACGCTTGACTTGACACCAGCTGCAAAAAAAGTGTCAAGTCAAGCTTGCTTGATCCCGAGCCTTGAGCTTGGTTTCGGTGTCCTGATTGAGCATTACTAATTTTTGCCTTAGGGCTAACATACATTATCGTTGCTACCAACATTATAATTCGGGAAAAAGCACAAATAAAAATTGTAATTTTTGCGGGATGTTTTTTTGCCGGGATCAACCTGGCTAATTACTTACCTGGCAAAAATATAGAGGTGTGTGTGTCCACATAAATAACCGTAGGTTAACCAAATTATAAGTCAAGGGCAGGTATTCTTGACTTAACGATGGTAATCATACGGATAGGTTGCCGTTGTTACCCGGTATACCTGCAATGCCCTTAAATACAAGAGAGTATCATCCACATTTGTGCGGCTTCGTATTCAATTTGGACTGTTCTGACAACGATTATTCGTGCCTTTAAATTTTATGATCTACAGCGGCCGGTTTCCATTCCGGGCCGGCATCAAGATGCCATAGGCTTCAAATCCTCACGATTGCTTCAGTATGCATCAAAACTTGAAAATCGGTTTTTCCATGGCCTGAAATTTAAAAAAGCTGATAAGTTGTGTCCCGATTTTATAGCTATTGATTAAATCAAGCAATAATTATCAAACTATTTTTTAGAAATCATGTTATTAATTAACCTTTACTATATTTTTTTAAGCTGTACTATGAATCTATGGATGATTTTTTAAAGCGACTACCAAATACAGGCCAAACAGATATCCGGTTATTTGCAGCCGCGGTCAGCGCATCCAACCATGGCGTGGTGATCACAGATCATACCCAGCCTGATGAACCTATCATCTATTGCAATAAAGCATTTGAATCCATTACTGGATATACCAACAAAGAAATTATAGGCCATAACTGCCGCTTTTTGCAGGATGGCGACAATGAGCAGGAGGGTAGGCGCCGGCTTCGTGAGGCGATAAAAAACGGCGAACATTGCCAGGTAGAGATCCGGAACTATAAAAAAAATGGCCGGATGATTTGGAACGAACTGATGATCTCGCCCGTTAAAGACAGGGATGGAAACGTTACCAACTTTATTGGGATACAAAATGACATTACCCGCAGAAAAGAAGCAGAAGATGCGTTAGCATCCGAAAAGCAGAATTTGGAGGAACGTGTTTTAGAGCGTACGGAAGATTTACAGGAGAGTGAAGCATATCTGGCCAGTATCATCGAAACTATACGCGAAAGCCTGGTGGTGCTGGATGAAAAAATGAGGGTGCTGAGTGTGAATGATCATTTTTGCCGCTTTTTTAAAGTGGCTGAAAATGACATTCGGGGCAGGGTTCTTTTTGAGCATAACGATGGTCAATGGAATTTACCTGAATTAAGAAACCTTTTGATCAATGTTTTGCCCAACAACAATCCCTTTGAAGGTTTCGAAATTGAAAATGAGTTTCCAAATATCGGCCGAAAGCTATTGGTATTAAACGCGCGCCAGGTTACGCTGAAGGGAAAATACCAGAACAGGATATTGTTGGCCATAGAAGACATCACTGAACAAAGAGAAATAGAGCAGCGTAAAGAGGATTTTATCAGTATAGCCAGCCATGAAATGAAAACGCCTTTAACCAGTATTAAAGGAAATCTTCAGTTGCTGCAAAGAAAAGCCCAGCAGAATAACGATACCCAATACCTGAGCGGTTTTGAAACAGCATCCAAATCAATCGCCAGGCTGGAAAAATTAATATACGATCTGTTGGATGTCTCAAAGATCCAGTCGGGTAAAGTCGAGTTGATTTTTTCGAAATTCAATTTTCAACAGTTAATCATCGAATCGGTTAATGGTGTGCAGGCAACAACCCAGACCCATAAATTGGTGATGAAAGGTTCTTCGGATATCGAGGTTACAGCCGATTTTGGACGGTTGGAGCAGGTTTTACTCAACTTACTCAATAATGCGGTTAAATATTCGCCTACAGGCAAAGAGGTCATAGTTCATACCTGCATCTTGCCCGAATATGTTAAAGTATCCATTACAGATACCGGGGTAGGCATCCATGAACGGGATCATAAACGTATTTTCGAG
Proteins encoded in this window:
- a CDS encoding efflux RND transporter permease subunit, whose product is MEEKKSNLIEWAMRYHVLPLTLATVLVLLGILGLFNMPRNEFPDFTIRQGVIVGFYPGASSAQVEEQLTKKVEEYLFSNNEVDKTKTYSYSRDGIMYIFLEVSEQVNGPDTKAFWNKIKNGVLTLQLPREVKGIMVNSDFGNTSALLLAVESSTRPYKELQKNVEEIEAELRHVKDVAKISHTGNLNEQIGIYVDNNKLLQNGVTAGSLMNVLQNEGAISAAGTEDGKIIDRPIHLSSFYKTEADLAEQVVRRDDKGNPVRLRDIATIKREYDEPDSYITSNGTKSIVVSLEMVKGKNIVKFGKELEEQLDKVSAHLPPDIKLVRLANQPEVVDESITHFMKEFSFALIGVVIVALLLLPFRVAAVAAATIPITISATLGIMYLAGIELDTVTLAALIVVLGIVVDDPIVVIDNHVEKLDHGMSVWEAAKSSAQELFPSVFTATLAISATFFPLMFFMTGTAKDFISVFPVTITIALVLSLIISMMLVPFFNTLFIRKGLHNPDKPKDKKSMLDYLQAFFDRNIGNAIKHYRLTVMFGVLSVVVGMLFMSKLPQQLFPTIDRNQFAMEVYLPSGYNLAQTDSVIKGMERIMRKDERVVNYTSFIGTSSPRFHTVYAPNLSAKNYAQILVNTTSDKATEEMIAEYTHKYSNIFPSAYVRMKQLNMAGAPAPIEVRISGDNIQNLKAIGDKVIAIGKKNSQVTWVRTDYNEMEEGVKLDIKTQELARLGLTKSDVANTIAMNTDGIKATSVWEGNYQIDVKIKAPRASRTSTSNLMELNIPSQQTNSTVPLRQVASIASDWHDGEVVRRNSIRTLTVRMDVAQHAVANSVLAAMQPEIEKLKLPQGVEIAYGGELELQMENQGPMGTALLMSIVLIFLILVWHFKKMKHALLSITTMPLSLLGASFGLLVTGYPFGFTSFLGLLALCGIVVRNGIILIDHAEELRAHEGKTVKEAATLSAERRMRPIFLTSSAAAVGVTPMIISGSPLWGPLGTVICFGLLISMLLTLFVLPTLYWLFFRKEDEVETNPQVA
- a CDS encoding TolC family protein, with protein sequence MRTLLFSIIFLLMLHAAGAQQHPVSLEQSKQAALAYSNAIKNGQLSISSAEAGLKAAKANYLPSVSGTGVALYGFKDIVPAIPGLLNKGISNIYTGALMGTQSIYAGGKIVTSNQLAALQVETSKILARQSADSVLLLTEQKYWNIVNLQEQSKTIKANETLLNSILKIQKDMLASGLVARNDLLKVKVQLSQLMVNKSKLNNGRMLALFDFSVYTGMPFDSLMVMQDTLNKAVNPVLPGINPDTVLSNINSYRLLALQVKSSSLQTRLTKADNLPSLSVGLSASQLGSFNGAFSSSFTPLAFGTLSIPISENLWGGNRQKVKQRKLSEQVARNNLRDGSNQLQVGILKYWYDLKDALTQISYAKDNLVQAEENLKVNHDNYKAGLNSVSDVLDAQAAYQQAEVTLNTALTDFQAKKAAYDYATGNIGNR
- a CDS encoding TetR/AcrR family transcriptional regulator, producing MKDKVLDDKVREEIIAAATGVFETYGFIKVSMQDISSASRKGRSSLYYYFNNKTEVFDAVVEKMLKHTLELCAHSVSKDASLAQNMANFQLQKLKAIKVLVKQYYLVFRDLRHDPSLLFNKMRLLLDEEFALIDQVLRWAIEKGEIKPLSPQDSRFLGETMVVALRSFEQEIILFDRFPDFEEKLTWIVEIFCNGLK
- a CDS encoding beta-1,3-glucanase family protein; the protein is METKTTARPTIPIVFENKTGIANDAVWVQFLNGSFGRGQHGANGSVNLQRDTAYSFHQLNSEISGFPKLGKMPNVSLNSFTNGRIYFNFGGNGLQGLGKGYQPSSNNSNDPNYNTTYAFIELNVYGNPANNMDLSAIDFFSIPMEASTWKNGKMVKSLTCSSGAVIGNAIEYLISLSGNKAAVYSDNDFVRVNGPGLSAGYHTWNAYFKYLSSLSYLTAISGTFYGLPQGAGPTAHQTYALTATFDVASKQVTMTGTGSVVGQVTITINFDDLNAMTGIYGANPPYTVTINGNSPYTTQGIVNDVFGWIVGDLLAGMNVGFPGSQTLNPINQIPLGQCTSSEWFKAAKKHPGLQFAGAQPYNKDYYNDWAATLLPVTKAYGFPFTDRVGAVLLHFPPTGSVGAVDYLKITLLDVLFPM
- a CDS encoding efflux RND transporter periplasmic adaptor subunit, with the translated sequence MNHFNTLLTGSSLLLLISIGGCSGNKSQTPKTDTIRVQAINLNTASATSGNQLVYNGTLQADKAVDLSFQVSGTINSFPVQTGDYVKKGQLVATVDETTYRNQYNAQMAQAKLAEENYKRTLAVFEKGSVAEIKMLEAKANYEQASSSARATYQNIAHTRLYAPQSGFIGEKRTEAGAISAPGQPVAQLLDTHSVDVLVAVPENEINLYKAGNRALVKIDALGNQPLEGRISEVGVLALNNSANYNIKVKLANAGQELRPGMLCKVTFPAGTAGKAAQKSNNEIVVPLEAVQVDESGHNFVYVIASGNKAQRKQVETGALYNNGMAINSGLTGNEQLITSGFQKLADQSPVTLIK
- a CDS encoding TetR/AcrR family transcriptional regulator encodes the protein MATQIPQPMLNTAKQQIVDHTIALICKNGIDQISIRQIAMAAKVSPANIIHTFCCLDSLVTQCTKHCFDALEVFIACSKHRLHKQAGNIETFWKILVEFNCDHASKASIICMYLKDPALFPAIEIKHSLIQSLANEFDRIEHDLRTCNNQIRFIAFIHLFRMACRMAKQLNLSYGLCDHDRALNYYHNAVEWELNRLLKLPIS
- a CDS encoding right-handed parallel beta-helix repeat-containing protein — encoded protein: MLSEKSQTIADQIFSNDFFKNLDKNTLLQKYDVSGAIDDINAVTRSFSGQNPQPQDGFVISDIPPNGIIITQSGTYRFANSIKWKAENGDGSAIVINADHVVLDMAGFSLTADITDNSKLIVGINVQNAQFVSIQNGILKNMCYYGIYAKSVFELTIDSIMVDGLSFNNLTKGLSPAGILIFDGANLAISSCLVKNLNVISGASAGIQIVCAKNGTVSDCSMESFVNNDGSVQGYSYLLSSKITTKNCISANFQSHFNGNTATLGHTVLGFIPILCIALVYENCNATNMTGCCDDCHGMSVFLDTDIEVNGFTADGVTDGVALSNSGAKATGLEVYGSIVSIKNCTVKNIKAINPQDKQSAGFSVAGTAVSFTNCKAENVIVTDAKGTINPELGYGTGFGWAPDPRPEFVDIYANDILYRNCISTNCQVGFDTWNHIDSVWDDVSCINCGIEILAEPNGIRTLSGNPCSECNPPITVQITNVACGNNYVA